A single Pempheris klunzingeri isolate RE-2024b unplaced genomic scaffold, fPemKlu1.hap1 Scaffold_104, whole genome shotgun sequence DNA region contains:
- the LOC139225238 gene encoding ER lumen protein-retaining receptor-like yields the protein MNIFRLAGDLSHLIAIILLLWKIWKSRSCSGISGRSQLLFLVVFLCRYIDVLLMFYSLYNTVMKILYVLFLSLTNYLIFKKYVVTYDRIHDVFPYSYLIIPSIVVTLIYPASYKLVDLLWSFSIYLESVAILPQLMMITRTGEAETITGHYLFALGSYRALYILNWIYRYYSEKHFDIISVIAGLVQTILYGDFFYLYIVNVLNGKKLTLPA from the exons atgaatatttttcgACTTGCTGGTGATTTATCACATTTAATAGCAATAATTTTATTGTTATGGAAAATATGGAAAAGTAGATCATGTTCAG GAATATCTGGTAGAAGTCAGTTATTATTTTTAGTAGTGTTTTTATGCAGATATATTGATGTAttgcttatgttttattcactATACAATACAGTCATGAaaattttatatgttttatttttatcactaacaaattatcttattttcaaaaaatatgtGGTTACATACGATCGAATTCATGATGTGTTTCCATATTCTTACCTTATAATACCAAGTATTGTTGTAACATTAATTTATCCAGCATCCTACAAACTCGTcgat TTATTGTGGTCGTTTTCCATATATTTGGAATCTGTTGCAATTCTACCACAATTAATGATGATTACAAGGACAGGCGAAGCTGAAACAATAACGGGGCACTATTTGTTTGCTCTTGGTTCATATAGAGCATTATATATACTTAATTGGATATATCGTTATTATAGTGAAAAGCATTTTGATATTATCTCTGTTATTGCAGGGTTAGTACAAACAATACTGTATGGTGATTTTTTCTACCTTTACATTGTCAATG ttttaaatggaaaaaaacttACATTACCTGCATAA